A window of Xylophilus sp. GW821-FHT01B05 contains these coding sequences:
- a CDS encoding LysR family transcriptional regulator, with product MPLLSQSLRCFDEVARRGSLRKAAETLHLTAAAVHQQVLNLEEQVGTPLFDRLAKGMQLTAAGEIMVASVRRSQRDLDHALSQVEDLRSLRRGHIHLAVSPSSAEHLIPQAMQAAMQRYPGVTYSVRSGSGEQILKWVAAGEADIGFCLRRRPPPGVEEGRAWPQQLGLVTAPGHPLAVPTGKPLRLRDCLEQPLILMAQGTELRAMIDQIDAREHRKARPLVETSSVAMVCRLVASGMGVGFLIPENVAEDVAAGRLAWRPLADTGARSHSCLFQRTGQATSVAMGMFLQYLEMELAAIRARLGDTESTPLALDAFAT from the coding sequence ATGCCCCTGCTGTCCCAATCCCTGCGCTGCTTCGACGAGGTGGCACGCCGTGGCTCGCTGCGCAAGGCGGCAGAGACCCTGCACCTGACCGCTGCCGCCGTGCACCAGCAGGTGCTCAACCTGGAGGAGCAGGTGGGCACGCCGCTGTTTGACCGGCTGGCCAAGGGCATGCAGCTCACCGCGGCCGGGGAAATCATGGTGGCCTCGGTGCGGCGCAGCCAACGCGACCTGGACCACGCGCTGTCGCAGGTGGAAGACCTGCGCTCCTTGCGGCGCGGCCATATCCACCTTGCCGTCTCGCCCTCGTCGGCAGAGCACTTGATCCCGCAGGCCATGCAGGCGGCCATGCAGCGCTACCCGGGCGTGACCTACAGCGTGCGCTCGGGCAGCGGCGAGCAGATCCTCAAGTGGGTGGCCGCGGGCGAGGCCGACATCGGCTTCTGCCTACGCCGCCGCCCGCCGCCGGGCGTGGAAGAAGGGCGCGCCTGGCCACAGCAACTGGGCCTGGTGACGGCGCCCGGGCATCCGCTGGCCGTGCCCACCGGCAAACCGCTGCGCCTGCGCGATTGCCTGGAGCAGCCGCTGATCCTCATGGCGCAGGGCACCGAGCTGCGCGCCATGATCGACCAGATCGACGCGCGCGAGCACCGCAAGGCGCGTCCGCTGGTGGAGACAAGCTCGGTGGCCATGGTGTGCCGGCTGGTGGCCAGCGGCATGGGCGTCGGGTTTCTGATCCCCGAGAACGTCGCCGAGGACGTGGCCGCAGGGCGCCTGGCCTGGCGCCCGCTGGCCGACACGGGGGCGCGCTCGCACAGCTGCCTGTTCCAGCGCACCGGCCAGGCCACCTCGGTGGCCATGGGCATGTTCCTGCAGTACCTGGAGATGGAGCTTGCGGCGATCCGTGCCCGCCTGGGCGATACCGAATCCACGCCCCTTGCACTGGATGCATTTGCGACTTGA
- a CDS encoding helix-turn-helix transcriptional regulator: protein MSTTADLVTALKKELKAAHMTYADLAQSLGMAESSVKRMLAKGDMPLSRIDAICRALRLDFAELARRVADAQPLTDHLTLEQERAVVADRTLLLMAIHVLSQWTLEQVVAAYRVTEAEAIRALVQLDRIGIIDLRPGNRYRLRLSKTFHWRPHGPVMDYFREHAVLDYFGGGFDGPGEGLLLVHGNISRALAPVFFERMQRLAQDFAQQHQADQKLADEAREGYTLLLAARRWELAAFTAMRR, encoded by the coding sequence ATGAGCACCACCGCTGATCTCGTTACCGCGCTGAAGAAGGAACTCAAGGCCGCCCACATGACCTACGCCGATCTGGCGCAGTCATTGGGCATGGCCGAATCCAGCGTCAAGCGCATGCTCGCCAAGGGCGACATGCCGCTGTCGCGCATCGACGCGATCTGCCGCGCCCTGCGGCTGGACTTTGCCGAGCTGGCACGCCGCGTGGCCGATGCCCAGCCGCTGACCGATCACCTGACACTGGAGCAAGAGCGTGCCGTCGTCGCCGACCGCACGCTTTTGCTGATGGCGATCCATGTATTGAGCCAATGGACGCTGGAGCAGGTGGTGGCCGCCTACCGCGTGACCGAGGCCGAGGCCATCCGCGCGCTGGTGCAGCTCGACCGCATCGGCATCATCGACCTGCGGCCGGGCAACCGCTACCGGCTCAGGCTCTCCAAGACCTTCCACTGGCGCCCGCACGGCCCGGTGATGGACTATTTCCGCGAACACGCGGTGCTCGACTATTTTGGCGGCGGCTTCGACGGCCCGGGCGAAGGCCTGCTGCTGGTGCACGGCAACATCAGCCGCGCCCTGGCGCCGGTCTTCTTCGAGCGCATGCAGCGCCTGGCGCAGGATTTCGCCCAGCAGCACCAGGCCGACCAGAAGCTCGCCGACGAGGCCCGCGAGGGCTACACACTGCTGCTGGCCGCACGGCGCTGGGAGCTGGCGGCCTTCACGGCGATGCGACGTTAA
- a CDS encoding DUF4148 domain-containing protein, whose protein sequence is MNTRTLIAASLIALAAGQTAFAQDAVAAAPVTRASVVAELQRARAAGELETGDAYGQPAIQAPASNLTRAQVVAELQRARAAGELDVSDTYGVPEIHSAPSALTRAEVRAQVLAAMHDGTLLSQDERGG, encoded by the coding sequence ATGAACACCCGTACCCTTATCGCCGCTTCCCTCATCGCCCTGGCCGCTGGCCAGACTGCCTTCGCCCAGGACGCCGTGGCCGCAGCCCCCGTGACGCGCGCCAGCGTGGTTGCAGAACTGCAGCGCGCCCGTGCCGCAGGCGAGCTGGAAACTGGCGACGCCTATGGCCAGCCCGCCATCCAGGCCCCCGCCTCGAACCTGACCCGCGCCCAGGTAGTGGCCGAGCTGCAACGCGCCCGCGCCGCTGGCGAGCTGGACGTCAGCGACACCTACGGCGTGCCGGAGATCCACAGCGCCCCCTCGGCCCTGACCCGCGCCGAGGTCCGGGCCCAGGTGCTGGCCGCCATGCACGACGGCACGCTGCTGTCGCAAGACGAACGCGGCGGCTAA
- a CDS encoding amino acid ABC transporter permease yields MVEFTLWDIAGHLLRAARWTVVLSLIAFAGGGIVGGLLLLVRLRGGRVARALLAGYVQVFQGTPLLLQLFLAYFGAGLFGLEISPWTAATFALTGYASAFLTEIWRGCVEAVPRGQWEASSSLALSFGEQLRHVVLPQARRIAVAPTVGFLVQLVKGTALASVIGFVEVTKTASMISNASLRPLVVFGCAAVLYFLLCYPISLYAKYIERSLRVRTA; encoded by the coding sequence ATGGTTGAGTTCACACTCTGGGACATTGCCGGGCACCTGCTGCGCGCCGCGCGCTGGACCGTCGTGCTGTCGCTGATCGCGTTCGCGGGCGGCGGCATCGTCGGGGGGCTGTTGCTGCTGGTTCGGCTGCGCGGCGGGCGCGTGGCACGCGCGCTGCTGGCTGGCTACGTGCAGGTGTTTCAGGGCACACCCCTGCTGCTGCAGCTGTTCCTTGCATATTTCGGCGCCGGCCTGTTCGGCCTCGAGATATCGCCCTGGACGGCCGCCACCTTCGCGCTGACCGGCTACGCCAGCGCCTTCCTGACCGAGATCTGGCGCGGCTGCGTCGAGGCGGTGCCCCGCGGCCAGTGGGAAGCCTCTTCCAGCCTGGCGCTGAGCTTTGGCGAACAGCTGCGCCACGTGGTGCTGCCGCAGGCGCGGCGCATCGCGGTCGCACCCACGGTTGGCTTCCTGGTGCAGTTGGTCAAGGGCACGGCGCTCGCGTCGGTGATCGGCTTCGTGGAAGTCACCAAGACCGCCAGCATGATCTCCAACGCCTCCCTGCGCCCGCTGGTGGTGTTCGGTTGTGCGGCGGTGCTGTACTTCCTGCTCTGCTACCCCATCAGCCTCTACGCCAAGTACATCGAACGGAGCCTCCGTGTCCGCACTGCCTGA
- a CDS encoding amino acid ABC transporter permease: MRFVLDFAAVLAQWPLLLSGLVWTCWLTLLTLTLGLVLGAACAWARSSGPQALAAAVGIYVELVRNTPFIVQLFFVFFGLPALGVKLSPATASTIALVLNLGAYATEIIRAGIEATPRGQVEAAQSLALGPVQIFLRVVLPPALARVWPALTGQVIIVMLGSAVCSAISTEELSYAANLIQSRNFRAFESYALVAVLYLLLAMGLRRLLDWAGPRFIFAR; the protein is encoded by the coding sequence ATGCGCTTCGTACTCGACTTCGCCGCCGTCCTGGCGCAGTGGCCGCTGCTGCTGAGTGGACTGGTCTGGACCTGCTGGCTCACGTTGCTCACGCTGACCTTGGGGTTGGTGCTGGGCGCGGCCTGCGCCTGGGCCCGCAGCAGCGGCCCGCAGGCGCTGGCCGCCGCCGTGGGCATCTACGTGGAGCTGGTGCGCAACACGCCCTTCATCGTGCAGCTCTTCTTTGTCTTCTTCGGGCTGCCGGCGCTGGGCGTGAAGCTCTCGCCCGCCACGGCCTCCACCATCGCGCTGGTGTTGAACCTGGGCGCCTACGCCACGGAGATCATCCGCGCGGGCATCGAGGCCACGCCGCGCGGCCAGGTCGAAGCGGCGCAGAGCCTGGCGCTGGGCCCCGTGCAGATCTTCCTGCGGGTGGTGCTGCCGCCCGCGCTGGCCCGCGTCTGGCCGGCGCTCACGGGCCAGGTCATCATCGTGATGCTGGGCTCGGCCGTGTGCAGCGCCATCTCGACCGAGGAACTGAGCTACGCCGCCAACCTGATCCAGAGCCGCAACTTCCGCGCGTTCGAGTCATATGCGCTGGTCGCCGTGCTCTACCTGCTGCTGGCCATGGGCTTGCGCCGTCTGCTCGACTGGGCCGGGCCGCGCTTCATCTTCGCAAGGTAG
- a CDS encoding transporter substrate-binding domain-containing protein, with the protein MTLHHSPRRSGVSRRLLLACALATTGLAAQADVLADVQKARSIKIAIPTDFVPYGFVGADLQPQGLDVDIAKYVAAKMGVKVELVPVTVSNRIPYLQTGKAHLVVSALGKNPDREKVIDFSSAYAPFYIGVFGPKTIAIKSPADLAGKTVAVTRGTTDDVELTKVAPAGVEIRRFEGNDATIAAYVSGQTQLLATGQPAAEAVASRAPVEIKFPLRMSPCYIGLPKGEDALRTKVNEILAEGRKNGDLDKLSRKWLHQPMGDMPL; encoded by the coding sequence ATGACGCTCCACCACTCCCCCCGACGTTCCGGCGTGTCGCGCCGCCTTCTGCTGGCCTGCGCCCTGGCCACGACCGGCCTGGCCGCCCAGGCTGACGTGCTGGCCGACGTCCAGAAGGCCCGGTCGATCAAGATCGCCATCCCCACGGACTTCGTGCCCTACGGTTTCGTCGGGGCAGACCTGCAGCCCCAGGGCCTGGACGTGGACATCGCCAAGTACGTCGCGGCCAAGATGGGTGTGAAGGTGGAGCTGGTGCCCGTGACCGTCTCCAACCGCATCCCGTACCTGCAGACCGGCAAGGCGCATCTGGTGGTGTCCGCGCTCGGCAAGAACCCCGACCGCGAGAAGGTGATCGACTTCAGCTCTGCCTACGCGCCCTTCTACATCGGCGTGTTCGGTCCCAAGACCATCGCCATCAAGAGCCCGGCCGACCTCGCCGGCAAGACCGTTGCGGTCACCCGCGGCACCACGGACGACGTGGAACTGACCAAAGTGGCCCCGGCGGGCGTGGAGATCCGCCGCTTCGAAGGCAACGACGCCACCATCGCGGCCTACGTCTCCGGCCAGACCCAGTTGCTGGCGACCGGCCAGCCCGCAGCGGAGGCCGTGGCCTCGCGCGCGCCGGTAGAGATCAAGTTCCCGCTGCGCATGTCGCCCTGCTACATCGGCCTGCCCAAGGGCGAGGATGCGCTGCGCACCAAGGTGAACGAGATCCTGGCCGAAGGCCGCAAGAACGGCGACCTGGACAAGCTCTCGCGGAAGTGGCTGCACCAGCCCATGGGTGACATGCCGCTCTGA
- a CDS encoding YXWGXW repeat-containing protein, which produces MTAKKNHRIVQAAIAASLAVLSLGAAVLPTAAQAQVYVQVAPPPPRAERMPPPRRGMVWAPGHWEWRGGRHVWVRGVWMQERRGYHYRQPAWVQRGNRWEMQRGGWDRDGDGVPNRYDRRPNDPYRR; this is translated from the coding sequence ATGACTGCCAAGAAGAACCATCGCATTGTCCAGGCCGCCATCGCGGCATCACTTGCCGTGCTGTCGCTGGGCGCAGCCGTGCTGCCCACCGCCGCACAGGCCCAGGTCTATGTGCAGGTCGCGCCGCCGCCGCCGCGTGCCGAGAGGATGCCGCCACCGCGCCGCGGTATGGTCTGGGCTCCGGGCCACTGGGAATGGCGCGGCGGCCGCCATGTCTGGGTGCGAGGCGTCTGGATGCAGGAACGCCGTGGCTACCACTACCGCCAACCCGCCTGGGTCCAGCGCGGCAACCGCTGGGAGATGCAGCGCGGCGGCTGGGACCGTGATGGCGACGGCGTGCCCAACCGCTACGACCGCCGTCCGAACGACCCGTATCGCCGCTAA
- the argE gene encoding acetylornithine deacetylase: MHPQAPLCPAAATTPRRPGATCLDIVSRLVAFDTVSRHSNLPLVHWVRDYLDAFGIESHLGLDASGRKANLFASLGPRAPGGLVLSGHTDTVPVDGQAWQSAPFEAVERAGRLYGRGTVDMKGFIGACLAAVPRLLAADLAMPVHLALTFDEETSMLGVRQLVADLRDRGLAPQGCVIGEPTELRAVVGHKGRRHVRCQVRGRAAHSSLALDGVNAIEYAAEIVAYVRQLGDRLAQQEARHAGYAIPHTTVQTTTIAGGLSANTVPEHCSFDFEFRHLPWTDAAALEEQVRAFALQQVLPRMRSRWPDGDIRFDTESALPAFEAGPGSDAAAGVAWLLGRMRRAGRQDGEPGYVGFGTEASWFQHAGIPTLVCGPGAIEQAHKPDEFITLDQLARCEDFIDQLAGL; the protein is encoded by the coding sequence ATGCACCCCCAAGCCCCGCTCTGCCCCGCCGCCGCGACGACACCACGCCGCCCCGGCGCCACCTGCCTGGACATCGTGTCGCGCCTGGTCGCGTTCGACACCGTGTCGCGCCATTCCAACCTGCCACTGGTCCACTGGGTGCGCGATTACCTGGACGCGTTCGGCATCGAGTCGCACCTGGGGCTCGATGCCAGCGGCCGGAAGGCCAACCTGTTCGCGAGCCTGGGGCCTCGTGCACCGGGCGGACTGGTGCTGTCCGGCCACACCGACACCGTACCGGTGGACGGCCAGGCCTGGCAGTCGGCGCCCTTCGAGGCGGTGGAGCGCGCGGGCCGGCTCTACGGCCGCGGCACGGTCGACATGAAAGGGTTCATCGGCGCCTGCCTGGCGGCGGTGCCGCGGCTGTTGGCGGCCGACCTGGCCATGCCGGTGCACCTGGCGCTGACCTTTGACGAGGAAACGTCCATGCTGGGCGTGCGCCAGTTGGTGGCTGATCTGCGCGACCGGGGCCTGGCGCCGCAGGGCTGCGTGATCGGCGAGCCGACCGAACTGCGCGCCGTGGTGGGGCACAAGGGGCGACGCCACGTGCGCTGCCAGGTGCGCGGCCGGGCCGCGCATTCGTCGCTGGCGCTGGACGGCGTCAATGCGATCGAATACGCAGCGGAGATCGTCGCCTACGTGCGCCAGCTGGGCGACCGGCTGGCGCAGCAAGAGGCACGGCATGCGGGCTACGCCATCCCGCACACCACGGTGCAGACGACCACCATCGCGGGTGGATTGAGCGCCAACACCGTGCCCGAGCACTGCAGTTTCGACTTCGAGTTTCGCCACCTGCCCTGGACCGACGCCGCCGCGCTGGAAGAGCAGGTGCGCGCCTTTGCGTTACAGCAGGTGCTGCCGCGCATGCGCAGCCGCTGGCCGGACGGCGACATCCGCTTCGATACTGAATCGGCGCTGCCCGCGTTCGAGGCCGGCCCCGGCAGCGATGCCGCCGCGGGCGTCGCCTGGCTGCTCGGGCGCATGCGCCGCGCCGGGCGCCAGGACGGCGAGCCGGGCTACGTCGGCTTCGGCACCGAAGCCAGTTGGTTCCAGCATGCGGGCATCCCGACGCTGGTCTGCGGGCCGGGCGCGATCGAGCAGGCGCACAAGCCCGACGAATTCATCACACTGGACCAGCTCGCACGCTGCGAGGACTTCATCGACCAGTTGGCGGGCCTGTGA
- a CDS encoding LysR substrate-binding domain-containing protein: protein MPTHLPSTTALRVFESAARHGSCTLAAEELYLTQSAVSKKLRSLEEILGAALFVRINRGLVLTEAGRCYLDAIRPILGQLAEASARVAELRSRPLQQTLVLRLLPILGDRWLLPRFASFAAQHPDIEVQFTSLVPGDEQAPIRSDGEFRYGAGGWPHWQADYLFGREMVAVLAPALLRTMPRFERVEDAWQLPLLLHFQVPHAWTEWHTAFGLQAPAPTRTTRYEFYSTLLRAAVSGMGLALVPRALVQDELASGVLVEPFPSEFHSRQGYYFAVQEQREPSPALAAFRVWLQLQAEAPPPAPSAQPQPLAT from the coding sequence ATGCCCACGCACCTACCTTCCACCACCGCGCTGCGGGTCTTCGAGTCCGCCGCCCGCCACGGCAGCTGCACTCTCGCGGCCGAGGAGCTGTATCTGACCCAGAGCGCCGTCAGCAAGAAGCTGCGCAGCCTCGAGGAGATCCTGGGCGCCGCGCTTTTTGTGCGCATCAACCGCGGCCTGGTGCTGACCGAGGCCGGGCGCTGTTACCTCGACGCGATCCGTCCCATCCTGGGCCAGTTGGCCGAGGCGTCGGCGCGTGTGGCCGAGCTGCGCAGCCGGCCACTGCAGCAGACGCTGGTGCTGCGGCTGCTGCCGATCCTGGGCGACCGCTGGCTGCTGCCGCGGTTTGCCTCGTTCGCGGCGCAGCACCCGGACATCGAGGTGCAGTTCACCAGCCTGGTGCCCGGTGACGAGCAGGCCCCGATTCGCTCCGACGGCGAGTTTCGCTACGGCGCGGGCGGCTGGCCGCACTGGCAGGCGGACTACCTCTTCGGCCGCGAGATGGTGGCCGTACTCGCCCCGGCGCTGCTGCGCACCATGCCGCGCTTCGAGCGGGTGGAGGACGCCTGGCAACTACCACTGCTGCTGCACTTCCAGGTGCCGCACGCCTGGACCGAATGGCACACGGCGTTCGGGCTGCAGGCGCCCGCGCCGACGCGCACCACCCGGTACGAGTTCTATTCGACGCTGCTGCGCGCAGCCGTCTCCGGCATGGGGCTGGCGCTGGTGCCGCGCGCGCTGGTGCAAGACGAGCTGGCCTCGGGCGTACTCGTGGAGCCCTTCCCGAGCGAGTTCCACAGCCGTCAGGGTTACTACTTCGCGGTGCAGGAGCAGCGCGAGCCCTCGCCCGCCCTGGCCGCCTTCCGCGTCTGGCTGCAATTGCAGGCCGAGGCGCCACCGCCCGCTCCATCGGCGCAGCCGCAGCCGCTTGCGACCTGA
- a CDS encoding D-amino acid dehydrogenase — translation MRAIVLGSGLLGITSAHYLQQLGHEVTVIDRQATPAAETSFANGGQISVSHAEPWANPSAPLKVLQWLAREDAPLLFRIRADMRQWLWGLQFLRECTPARTRHNIEQIVSLGTYSRETLQQLRADLGLEYAQRTQGILHFYTSQKEFDGAEGPAQQMRALGCDRRVISADEALAIEPALAHIRPQLTGATFTAEDESGDANQFARALAQRAADAGVQFRMGHNITALREVGGRIDHVEVTDAEGRFQRIKGDVFVLAMGSFSPLLAAPLGIRLPIYPAKGYSVTMPVLDASRAHQVSLTDDEFKLVFSRLTTPEGDRLRIAGTAELNGYDRNLNAVRCEAIVRRVEQLFPGAGDASQAQFWAGLRPATPSNVPLIGRTKLNNLFLNTGHGTLGWTHACGSGKSIARIVSGLAPEVDFAFTGMERAAPRIATAAA, via the coding sequence ATGCGCGCCATCGTCCTCGGCTCCGGCCTTCTCGGCATCACCTCCGCCCATTACCTGCAACAGCTCGGCCACGAGGTCACGGTGATCGACCGCCAGGCCACGCCGGCTGCCGAAACCAGCTTTGCCAACGGCGGCCAGATCTCGGTCAGCCACGCCGAGCCCTGGGCCAATCCATCCGCGCCGCTCAAGGTGCTGCAATGGCTGGCGCGCGAAGACGCGCCGCTGCTGTTTCGCATCCGCGCCGACATGCGCCAGTGGCTCTGGGGCCTGCAGTTTTTGCGGGAATGCACGCCGGCACGCACCCGCCACAACATCGAGCAGATCGTCAGCCTGGGCACTTACAGCCGCGAAACCCTGCAGCAACTGCGCGCCGACCTGGGCCTGGAATATGCCCAGCGCACGCAGGGCATCCTGCATTTCTATACCAGCCAGAAGGAATTCGACGGCGCCGAAGGCCCGGCCCAGCAGATGCGCGCGCTGGGCTGCGACCGCCGCGTGATCTCGGCCGACGAGGCGCTGGCCATTGAGCCTGCCCTGGCCCATATCCGCCCGCAACTGACCGGCGCCACCTTCACCGCAGAAGACGAATCCGGCGATGCCAACCAGTTCGCCCGCGCACTGGCGCAGCGCGCAGCCGACGCCGGCGTGCAGTTCCGCATGGGCCACAACATCACCGCGCTGCGCGAGGTGGGTGGCCGCATCGACCACGTCGAAGTGACCGACGCCGAAGGCCGCTTCCAACGCATCAAGGGCGATGTCTTTGTGCTAGCGATGGGCTCGTTCAGCCCGCTGCTGGCGGCGCCGCTGGGCATCCGCCTGCCGATCTACCCGGCCAAGGGCTACTCGGTGACCATGCCGGTGCTGGACGCATCGCGCGCGCACCAGGTGTCGCTGACCGATGACGAGTTCAAGCTGGTGTTCTCGCGCCTGACCACGCCCGAGGGCGACCGCCTGCGCATTGCCGGCACGGCCGAACTCAACGGCTACGACCGCAACCTGAACGCGGTGCGCTGCGAGGCCATCGTGCGCCGCGTGGAGCAGTTGTTCCCCGGCGCGGGCGATGCGTCGCAGGCGCAGTTCTGGGCCGGCCTGCGGCCTGCCACGCCGAGCAACGTGCCGCTGATCGGCCGCACCAAGCTGAACAATCTATTCCTCAACACCGGCCACGGCACGCTGGGCTGGACGCACGCCTGCGGCTCGGGCAAGTCGATCGCGCGCATCGTGAGCGGGCTGGCGCCGGAGGTAGACTTCGCCTTCACCGGCATGGAGCGCGCGGCGCCGCGCATTGCTACCGCTGCGGCCTGA
- a CDS encoding MFS transporter: protein MPDTLPPPAEPSAHPNQFALLQQRRFAPFFWTQFAGAANDNLFKFAFTVLVTYQLSVAWMPPSMAGLVIGALFILPFLLFSATSGQLTDKYDKTRMIRFVKNLEIGIMLLAAAGFLLGNVVVLLACTFLMGLHSTLFGPVKFAYLPQVLNERELTGGTGMVEMGTFIAILLGNVAGGLLVAVPQVGHAWVAGSCVALALVGRAVAQAIPPAPATDPQLKINWNPFTETWRNLQLARSSPVVFRSLLGISWMWFFGAVFLSQFPSFAKEVLHGDEHVASLLLVVFSIGIGVGSLLCEVLSRSQVEIGLVPVGTIGMSVFAVDLYFASRGLPAVAERGVGDFLARPAHWRVMADLALLSLFAGLYSVPMYALIQLRSRPTHRARIIAANNILNALFMIASSVIAGGLLAAGFSVPQIFLFTGLANALVAAYIFLLVPEYLLRFIAWVATRFVYRFRIRGEAQIPQEGPAVLVCNHVSFVDPVLMMAASPRPIRFVMDHRIFATPVLGGLFRLAKAIPIAPQKEDAAIYAAAFERVAQVLREGELVAIFPEGSITQDGELQPFKAGIMKILEQAKADGLQVPVVPMALSNLWGSFFSRIELRGDKRVAMVKPFRRGFFNRVGLDVGAPVPAAQVTPDGLHSRVSGLLAAVA, encoded by the coding sequence ATGCCCGACACGCTTCCCCCGCCCGCCGAGCCGTCGGCGCACCCGAACCAGTTCGCCTTGCTGCAGCAGCGCCGCTTCGCGCCCTTCTTCTGGACCCAGTTCGCCGGTGCCGCGAACGACAACCTGTTCAAGTTCGCGTTCACGGTGCTGGTGACCTACCAGTTGAGCGTGGCCTGGATGCCGCCGTCCATGGCGGGCCTGGTGATCGGGGCGCTGTTCATCCTGCCCTTTCTGCTGTTCTCGGCCACCTCGGGCCAGCTTACGGACAAGTACGACAAGACGCGCATGATCCGCTTCGTCAAGAACCTGGAGATCGGCATCATGCTGCTCGCCGCCGCCGGGTTCCTGCTGGGCAATGTGGTCGTGCTGCTGGCCTGCACCTTTCTGATGGGCCTGCATTCCACGCTGTTTGGCCCGGTGAAGTTCGCCTACCTGCCGCAGGTGCTGAACGAGCGCGAGCTGACCGGTGGCACCGGCATGGTGGAGATGGGGACCTTCATCGCCATCCTGCTCGGCAACGTGGCCGGCGGCCTGCTGGTGGCGGTGCCGCAGGTCGGCCATGCCTGGGTGGCCGGCAGCTGCGTGGCGCTGGCGCTGGTCGGGCGCGCAGTGGCGCAGGCGATTCCACCGGCACCAGCCACCGATCCTCAGCTGAAGATCAACTGGAACCCGTTCACCGAAACCTGGCGCAACCTGCAGCTCGCGCGCAGCAGCCCGGTGGTGTTCCGCTCGCTGCTGGGCATCAGCTGGATGTGGTTCTTTGGCGCGGTGTTTTTGAGCCAGTTCCCGAGCTTTGCCAAAGAGGTGCTGCACGGCGATGAGCACGTGGCCTCGCTGCTGCTGGTGGTGTTTTCCATTGGCATTGGCGTGGGCTCGCTGTTGTGCGAAGTGCTGTCACGCAGCCAGGTGGAGATCGGCCTGGTGCCGGTGGGCACCATAGGCATGAGCGTGTTTGCGGTGGACCTGTACTTTGCCTCGCGTGGCCTGCCGGCGGTTGCGGAGAGGGGGGTGGGCGACTTTCTTGCGCGGCCCGCGCACTGGCGCGTGATGGCCGACCTGGCGCTGCTGAGCCTGTTCGCCGGCCTGTACAGCGTGCCCATGTATGCGCTGATCCAACTGCGCAGCCGGCCAACGCATCGCGCGCGCATCATCGCCGCCAACAACATCCTCAATGCGCTGTTCATGATCGCAAGCTCAGTCATCGCCGGTGGCCTGCTGGCCGCGGGCTTCAGCGTGCCGCAGATCTTCTTGTTCACCGGGCTGGCCAATGCGCTGGTGGCGGCCTATATCTTTCTGCTGGTGCCCGAGTACCTGCTGCGCTTCATTGCCTGGGTGGCCACGCGCTTTGTCTACCGCTTTCGCATTCGCGGCGAAGCGCAGATCCCGCAGGAAGGGCCGGCGGTGCTGGTGTGCAACCACGTGAGCTTTGTCGATCCGGTGCTGATGATGGCCGCCAGCCCGCGCCCGATCCGCTTCGTGATGGACCACCGCATCTTCGCCACGCCGGTGCTGGGCGGCTTGTTCCGGCTGGCCAAGGCGATCCCGATCGCGCCGCAGAAAGAAGACGCCGCCATCTACGCGGCGGCCTTCGAGCGTGTGGCGCAGGTGCTGCGCGAGGGCGAACTGGTGGCGATCTTCCCGGAGGGCAGCATCACCCAGGACGGTGAACTGCAGCCTTTCAAGGCCGGCATCATGAAGATCCTGGAGCAGGCCAAGGCCGATGGCCTGCAGGTGCCGGTGGTGCCGATGGCGCTCAGCAACCTGTGGGGCTCGTTCTTTAGCCGCATCGAGCTGCGCGGCGACAAGCGCGTGGCCATGGTGAAACCGTTCCGCCGCGGTTTCTTCAACCGCGTGGGGCTGGATGTGGGCGCGCCGGTGCCGGCGGCCCAGGTCACGCCGGACGGCCTGCACAGCCGCGTCTCCGGGCTGCTGGCCGCAGTGGCCTGA